A window of Triplophysa dalaica isolate WHDGS20190420 chromosome 12, ASM1584641v1, whole genome shotgun sequence genomic DNA:
CTTCGCTGATTCCAATGGAAAAGTGAAGAAGAAGATCTGcctaaatgtgaaatgtaagaGTGGGGAAAAACTTTGGGAAATTGATAATGTCGCTCTTTATTGAAATACATAACTAAAGAAcgattaaaaaatgtgtgttgaATAGTTGTGCTTGAATTTTGTCCATTTTGAACTATACACCTCATATATTAATGCTTTAATCAAACTCATGGGggcaataaaaacaaagaacGTAAAAAACGGAGAGACAGATGGTACACATTATTCAGTCATGTCTGCAGCATTTATTCTCTTAAACATTTATGCTCTCTCCTCTCTGATGATTCTGTTTGCACTCAATGACATCATCTAAAAACTTCTCTTTACTCTTTGGCCATCTTGATTATTGtattgattcttttttctttctttctttgctaTGTTCCAGCCCATCAGATTTTTGTTACTCTTTCTGACGGTGGCACTCTGAAAATAAATTTGCTCTTGAATAGCTCCTTAGCTAACCTGGTGTACACCCATGAGGCTCAAAACACTAAAGATGTGATTCTGAAGAGGGGAAAGCTCATGCTGCCTCCTCACTTGAATTTCGAGGATCGTCTCTCTTTGGAGGAATCTGTTTGCATTCTCACGGAGGTAAAAGCCAGCGATGCAGGTATTTTCACTGAGACTGACCTTCAGGGATTCCATGTGTCTGAAGTCTACCTGCGGATAGAAGGTAAGGAGATGCAAGATTATAAGACTTAaattaaatggacagttcatatttatgtttttcacaaatgttttcaCGTAGTCAGGACGGTTCCATCCATCACTTTTAATggtgtttctctttctttctcagcaTACAAGCTTCCCAAGCTATACATTGCCATCATTGCTCTGGTGTCGTTACTGGTGTTGCTGCTGTTGGTGTGTTTGGTGTCATGTTTGGTGAAGATACGCAAACGTGCCACAAAGGCCAGAGCGATTGAAGAGACTGCTAAGAATGCAGGCAAATTGGAGGGAGATGCCTTCAGACAGGTATCTATCATCTTTTACACAATTAGagtatttaaacacaaattctgtacattaaaaaaaaatgtttcgaACAAAAAAAGAGTCCATTTGCtataaataaagcattaaacCCATGTTTTTGTAGGTTGTGAAAGATGCCTGTACCAATCAGAATGAGGAAGCTCCAGCCCTGTCCCAGAAAGAAGATATCACTGAGAAATCACAGAGCACTGAGGTCAGCATTAAGGTGAGTGCTAGGAATCTGAAAAACAATTACAACTTTCCAAATTGTCATTAGATTTATCATCTTTGTATCTCAACCCTAGAAGTATTTGCTCAATATAAAATCATGAATTGtaggattaaaaaataaatgtgtttgtaagaCTGTCCTATGTATATTGCTCAGGGTTTGGAGGTGTCTACTAAGGAGCCAAGTCTTCAAGAAAGAAATCTTGAGACAAGTGACTCTGGAGTTGGCTTTAATACTAGCGGCCTTCCACTTGACAGTGATACCGATGTACAAACGGCACCCATTGCAGATTCTGAAGTGTTAAGCTCATATGCCGCCCCTGATGTCAAAACTGTTGCTAACCAAGTTTCAGAGCCAAAGACAGCCCCCTCACCTCCAAAACTAGCACCAGCTTCTGATCTGAAACCAGCACCCAAGTCGACTGCTCCTCCACCACCATCTCCTGAACCCAAACCACCTGTATCACCAGAACCCAAACCTGCTGTGACACCCGAACCAAAACTGAACCTTGTCCCGATACCTGACACGAAACCGACCTTAAGCCCATCGCCAGAACCGAAGCAAGCTGTCACACCAGACCTAAAGCCAGAGCCCACCAAACCAACTGCAGATGTTAAGCCAATTCCAAGCCCAACTCCTGAACCCCCGAAGGCATTAACCCCAACACCCGACGCCAAACCAGCCACTACTCCAGATGCCAAACAAGCAGTCTCGCCTGCTCCCGAAGCTACACCAGCTAAAGTCAGCTCCCCTGCTGTGACCCCAACACCTGATCCCAAAGCTGCTTTATCTCCAGTTTCTGAGCCTAAAGCAACTTCACCTGCTCCACAATCTAAACCACCAATTGTCGAGCCAACCACGAATGGCACACCTGAGTCCAAGGCTGAGTCTCCTAAGCTGGATGGGAAGGACGTAGAGGCACCAGCTTCCGCTAAAACCCCTGATACTGGGAAAAGCTCACTCAAAACTCCTGAGCTCATCTCCAGCGGAGGTCTTTCTCCAGAAGGAAAACTAGACATGGTATCACCTAGTGACATTGCACCAACCTCCAACGCTGACGGAGCCGCCACCGACTGAGATTCAAACCGTAGCCTCTTTCCTGCCTCCTCCGAGTGTATTAACCAACACAGACAATCCAGACACTTGACTTACCAACAAAGAAGAGCTAAGTGACTTTGAAAGGGGGTGGGAATCTTAATTCTTTGAAGTCTCACTTTTAATACGATTAACATGCAACAATAGAAATATCCACTGTAAATTCACTCAGTTTACTAATATTTAATCACCCCGTGACAGTGTTATATAGATCAaatagatagaaaaagctctgCAGGCCTTACACCGTTAGATAATAACACCAAGGGTCGAATTCACTAAACGGTTACACCACTTTTGCAAGTTGAACCATTAAAGCGCTGGGAAAGCTTTAAGCTCTAGCTTTTGGTATTACATTTGTTCAGCACAAACACGCCTTCTTTCTATGTATTTAAGGTTTATTATAGTTTGTGCATTTTCTGCTGTGACCACCAGTCCAAAGCAGATGGTATTGGTATTGCAGATGGTAACAGAattgcatttaaagggaaatgtcacccaaaaataaaacatctgtcattatttattcaccgaCATGTCATTCAAATCCTGTTAATGACTcattcttttgtggaacaccaAATATgtggagaaatgtctcagtagttttgtatccatacaatgaaagtcaatgggagataatgttgtttggttacaaacattcttaaaaatatatattttatgtcttctgcagtagaaagaaagtcaaacaggtttggaatgacatgagggtaatgacagaattttcattttgtaggGAACTGTACCTTTTAAAGACACAGTTGTGTAGGTTTTCTAACAAGCAAGACAGCAGTAATTAATCAAATGATACTAAAATGGCTTTGAGTGCTTTTACTGCATTATAAAGAGGTGATTCAGGTGACTGGACCGCATTGATTTACAGGCAGTACGGTCCCTGTAATTTATGGCAAATCACAGGATTCTTCTATAGTATTTATGAAGCATATCTTTCAGAATTGGTTGGCAAGATGGCAGAGAACAAAATGCATTCAGTACAAATATTTAGCTTTGTCTGCGGCATTCAATATGCATAATATCTGTAGTTATTCAGgcattaaaacaacacagacaACACAAATCAATCTTAGTGAATTCCCCCAGGATTGAGGGTGGCTGTCAGGGCCATTTAAGTGTATAAAGACAAACATCCCTTCACAGAAATAATACATCATCCCTGCATGAAGATAGtgagaaaataaattgtattatctgTTCCATAATGCAAGATAACTGCAGCCAAACTTGGGAAAAGTGCACAGAAGGTCAAGggacataaatcatttttgctCTTTATGAGATTATTTTGACAAATTGTGTGATTTGTTTGGAGAAAGCCAGCGAGTCAACCCCAACCTTtttgaaatttacaaaattatgTGTCAACTCAGAGATGGTGTGACACCAAGATCCAACCCtgctgaaaaataataaaatattattacaattattgaaACTCCCAACACAATCGGATACTTTGTGGCTGGAGGACCTGTGGCGAGTCTTACATATGGCACTGGTCCCGATGGATGTTCTTTACAGATGTAACAATCCACATCTTCTAttcaaacaataacaaaactgtTGTCATCTATTAGcaagttttgttaaaaaaaatctcacctTTACAAACACTCGGTGACACAGTACAGGTGCTTTGCTTCCGTGAATGAGAAGTGCTCAGATTAAAAGATCTCAATGGTCAGGCAGAATAGCTTCTAATACCTTTCTAATCTCTTCAGAATGTTGTCATGTGGATTTGCTGATAGAGCCTCGAGTAGCAATAGACGTGCTTTATAAGATCTACAATGTTTGTTCTGGTTAATTTACAATGTTTCACAAGTGATTCTGGATTTACAGTACAGTCACATCAACAAGATAACAGCCTCACGTCTTAGTTTACATATAATCCAGGTGCCTCTAGTGTAACCTGAACACCACTGCCGGTTAGTTGTACGTCCAGGAACCTGCTCTAAACAGCGTTTACGGAGGCTAAGATTTATGACAGTGAGTTTGGGAGAATTAGAGGTTTGTGGCTAGATTTTCTAAGCGCAGGTTATCTTTACCTCACATCATGGCCTGATTTAACCTGAACAACATTTTAAGCTATATTAGCATTAAAACGTtgacaaaaaaagtaaacaaaaagcaCAAGTTGTGAAATAGGAATGAAAGTTTACAATATTCGATTATAAATTAGAATGACCAGGCGATGCCTTTCCCCACGAAGCTCTGAAAAAACGGCCTTGTTCTTTCCTAGCCTTTATCAGCTGTTGTAATATCAACGCAAGGAAATAAGACCTGAAAGGCATACAGTATAGCAAGCGTTacatcacataatgtaaataatataattatttgacACCGTCACATTTAACAATTATTAAGTAAGAAGGGTTTTTCTGAAC
This region includes:
- the si:dkeyp-77h1.4 gene encoding neural cell adhesion molecule 1; this translates as MMNLRLLVFSMLLCCCFSAQEENQTLFFGEDFHIAIPEGKVNVSFRPSIGQEREKGLMTSREVIDIRAKLNDGLSHLILENVGESDEGVYIITSGQNTEDVTRITLFVRDCSSEVIVKYGSDFHVVLNDISEPLQVGFRNSTVEATQTSLPGVNLLNDDGTPKENYQDRIIVTLQKFTLQAVTGDDEGSYTFADSNGKVKKKICLNVKSHQIFVTLSDGGTLKINLLLNSSLANLVYTHEAQNTKDVILKRGKLMLPPHLNFEDRLSLEESVCILTEVKASDAGIFTETDLQGFHVSEVYLRIEAYKLPKLYIAIIALVSLLVLLLLVCLVSCLVKIRKRATKARAIEETAKNAGKLEGDAFRQVVKDACTNQNEEAPALSQKEDITEKSQSTEVSIKGLEVSTKEPSLQERNLETSDSGVGFNTSGLPLDSDTDVQTAPIADSEVLSSYAAPDVKTVANQVSEPKTAPSPPKLAPASDLKPAPKSTAPPPPSPEPKPPVSPEPKPAVTPEPKLNLVPIPDTKPTLSPSPEPKQAVTPDLKPEPTKPTADVKPIPSPTPEPPKALTPTPDAKPATTPDAKQAVSPAPEATPAKVSSPAVTPTPDPKAALSPVSEPKATSPAPQSKPPIVEPTTNGTPESKAESPKLDGKDVEAPASAKTPDTGKSSLKTPELISSGGLSPEGKLDMVSPSDIAPTSNADGAATD